The following is a genomic window from Pectobacterium carotovorum.
GTTAGTTTCTGCCAATTTCACCATCTGCGGTAAAGTCAGTTGCATCAAGGTATCTGCCATCTCGTCATTGATTCCAAGACGAAACATCGCAGAAGCTTTTTCATCATTAATTAAGCGTTGCGCCAGTAACAAATAAGACAGATTAATGTCATAAATGTGTTTGAGTAATTCAGAGGTACCCATATTTCCCATCCCGACAGGCTATGTTTAAAACATAAGTTAGGTGATAGACCATATCGCCCAGTTCGAAAATCACTCTCCATTGATGGCATAAAAAACTATCGGTGCCAGATACTGCGAGTTACTACTTTATCATTTCTTATTCGGGCAATCGTTACTTGCCAACTTTACGCATCACGCTGCGAATCCGTTCATCCGTTGCTTTTTAGTCCCATCCTGGAGACCCGCTCCAACTAAAGCATAGGATTAATCCTAAAACAGCGCAACTGTACCGCCTAATCCGTAGCACATACAACGCGACTGAAGAAGGATTTTGGTCATTATGTGATACAGATCACATAAATGAAAGCATTATGAGCCAAACCTTGTCTGGTCAGATCACTTTTGTGCCTATTTTTACGCCAAAAACGCGCACGAAACGTTACAAAAAAGATCCTTGAAAATAATAAAAAAGAAACGATTTGCTTGCTATGTAAGTGATAGATATACAAAAAATCCATTGCATCTAAAACGCACACCGTTATGTAAGTTTATACCTTTCACGAAAAACTTACACTTTTTACCCAAAAAACTCTTAACCGCATGTTCTGAAGCAAAATTTATCTCTCTTCTGCCAGAGCACTGCTGCAACGACAACAAAACATATAGATATGACAGGAAAATGTAAGGAAGAAGATATTGCATTGATATTAAAGAAATTGGTGAGCTACTGGGATTGATTGCAGATGCTGTAGCGTGAAATCGTTCTGCTCTCAAATTTCACGCTACAGACCGTGTCTTCAGGGCGCTAGCTGGGTTAGATGACCGAGGCATCTACCGATCGCTTTTCACAACTCGGTTAACCAGCCAAATACCTGAACACACCAGGACGAGTGCAAAGAAATATTTCCACTCTAGGATACTTTCATTAAGGAACAGCGCTGACAGCAGCGTGCCAGATACCGGGATGAGGAAATTAAATGGCGCAACCATACCGACTCGATTGTATTTCAGCAGTTGGCTCCATAATGAAAAAGCGACTGATGAGAGCAAAATAAGATAGCCCAGCATCAGTACCGCTTTCCAATCCGGTATGATGAGTGTTCCACCTGTACAGTATCCCGATATCGTTAAAATGATCCCGCCAATAGCCAGTTGATAACCGGTCATCACCGTTGGATCCATCGTTTGCGATATTCGCTTACCATATATAGTAGATGCTGACAAAATAAAGGCTGCAATAACAACGAACCCATCACCCAACAGCGTAAAACCGATGCTCATTCCGTTACTGTTGATATTAACGACCATCACACCGACAAAGCCTAATATACAGCCAGTTAGCTTATTGATATTTAATTTATCATTCTGGTATAAATAATGAGCAAGCAGCACGCTGAAAAAAGTACTGGTTGCATTCATGATCGAACCTTTAACGCCCGTGGTATAAGCCAGACCGATATAGAAAAAAACGTACTGCAGTGATGTCTGGAATGTTCCCAGAATGCTTAGCTGGACTAACTGCCCACGCTGGAAGCGCCCGATAGACCGTCCACTTAGCACGGCAAGCGCTAGCAGCAACAGCCCGGCGAACGCGAATCGGTAGCCTGCGAAAACGAGTTTTCCAGGAATATCATTATCTGCAATGTGAAACAGTTCATAACCATTTTTAATTGCCGGATAAGCACTTCCCCAGAGCAAACAGCATAATGTGGCGATAAAAAAAACAATTTTTTTATCAGAAAAAAAATGCGGACGCTTTTCCAAGAAAAATTCCTCCGAAGATAGATTCGACATAATAGCGTTGAACCCCAGACAAATAAAGTTAGGAAACCAGACTCTTTATTTTTTATTATCATTCTGTATGATTTCGCATCACGTATTTCTCTTTTCTTTTTAAAGAGTTAAAAACGTGATCGGGATCGCACCGAATTTGATTAAGGTTTCTCAATATATGCCGATTATCTTTTACATTGGTTGTTTAGCTAATGGATTGTCATTAATGTAGACATTAAAACCTAAACGCCAATGCCACCACTAGTGGCATGGTAAATCATAAATTCCTGAGAATGAGCGAATGGATATGAAAATAACTTCAAGGTCTGAGCAGCACGCCGAGGCCGGCATGCTGAGCAATTTACGGCTAGTTCCCTTATTCGTCATTATTCTGGGTGGTATCATGCTGTTATTTGCAGCATCTATCGGCACATCCAGCTATTTTCTACAAAGCAGCAATCAGTCATTAGACGACGTTACACAAGAAATCGATACCCGCATGGGGATCTCAAACAGTTCCAACCACCTTCGTACTGCGCGTCTGTTGCTAATTCAGGCCGCTGCGGCTGCGCGTATTGGTGATTCTCAGGTCTTCAATGACAACCTGAAGCAAGCTGAACAGCGGCTGGAACAGTCAAAAAAAGCATTCATGGTCTATGAAGAGCGCCCGGTTAAAACACCGCAGGATATGGCGTTGGACGGCGATCTGCGCAAATCCTATGACGCTTATGTCAATCAAGGCCTTATGTTGATGCTTACTGCTGCAAAACAGGGGCTGTTTGAAGAGGTCATTACGCTTGAATCTGAAGAAACTCGGGTTTTGGATTTGGCCTATAACAAATATTTGTTAGAGGCTGTCGCTTACCGCACGCAAAGAGCGAAAGAATTAAACGAAACTGCGCATAAAAACGCGCTACTCGGGTATTCGTTGATGGGAGGCAGCTTTGCTCTGGCGACCGTTTTAACCCTTCTGACGTTCTTCCTTCTGAGAGGCATTCTCATCAAACCAATGAATCAGTTGGTTATGAGAATTCAGCGAATTGCGCAAGGCGATTTGACTCAAATGTCAGAACGTTATGGCAGGAATGAAATCGGTACGCTAGCCAGCAATGTTCAGCAAATGCAGTCTTCTCTGGTCACCACCGTCACTACCGTCCGGGAAAGTGCCGATTCGATTTATCAAGGTTCGACGGAGATTTCATCCGGTAACACAGACCTTTCCTCGCGAACCGAACAGCAAGCCGCAGCGCTTGAACAGACCGCGGCAAGCATGGAGCAATTGACTGCAACCGTGAAGCAAAACTCAGAAAACGCGCATCACGCAAGCCAGCTCGCAGCGAATGCTTCTGGAAAAGCCAAACAGGGTGGCGATATTGTTGCAAACGTCGTCAACACGATGAACAGTATTTCGGGTAGTTCAAAGAAAATCTCTGAAATTACCAATGTCATTAACAGCATTGCATTCCAGACTAATATCCTTGCGCTAAATGCGGCGGTTGAAGCGGCCAGAGCGGGAGAACAGGGACGCGGTTTTGCCGTCGTCGCCAGTGAAGTTCGTAGCCTCGCACAGCGTAGTGCGCAAGCCGCAAAAGAGATAGAAACGCTGATTTCCGAATCAGTCAACCTGGTCAATAGTGGTTCTGTTCTGGTTGATAATGCGGGTCAAACCATGAAAGAAATCGTCGATGCCGTGACTAACGTTACTGACATCATGGGTGAGATTGCCTCTGCGTCTGACGAACAAAGCCGGGGAATCACTCAGGTCGGCCAGGCGATATCTGAAATGGATAGCGTGACACAGCAGAATGCTGCGCTTGTTCAGGAAGCCAGTGCAGCAGCCGCATCACTGGAAGAGCAAGCCGCGCTGTTGACCCGTGCCGTTGCGACATTTAAGCTATCCGGACATTTATCAGGCTCACCGTCAACCCCTACCCGGCCGAACGCTCTGGCCGCGAAGGACCGTTCCTCACTCGCCCTCCCCCGCCAAGCCAATACGGAAAACGGTAACTGGGAAACGTTCTAACAGTATGACGGGTATCATTGCGAGCATTGTTCACACGGACAATGCTCGTCTACCGATATCTTCCTTTTACTCTTTTTCCGGCAACGTCTTTGGCTCAACAAACGTACCATCTTTACTGTCAGCCTCATTGAAAAACCAGATACCGGCTGGGTAATCTTTTAATGCAACTAAATACATTATCCCTTCCTGAAACGTTTCCACAGCCAGAATCGTCCCTTCACGGCGCGTTTTCCCATCGGTTTTAACTGTAACCAGATCATTAACTTTCATAAATTTATCTCAAAATAGCTTCTAACATCAAAAAAACAGCATTATCATTTGCAACTACGGTAGTAATAGTACCTGTATGAAATGATTAATTTTATTTGTTTTTAACAACGCCATATTGACCCTCTCTGTCATTAAATATCGATTATTCAGGCAAAAAATTGATCGTTTCTATCCTAGTACATCCGACATATTCGCAAAAGAGATTAAAAGTTGAACGAACTATTGAACGTTAATGAACAGAGAGATAACGGTGAGTTGGACTACAATCAAGTCATAACATCAGAATGGATGCAATTGATAGCCACAACCTCACAGAAATCTTTTAATCTACTGCGAACCCTCTCCGATCAGAAAGCGTCCGACTTTGCTGACGAGTTCTACTCTTACATGCTCAAAGATCAGGAAGCCTCCCTTTTTCTTTCCAGCCAGCAAGTCCACGATCGCCTCCATGGATCGATGAGCAAATGGATAGTAGATATTCTAACGAATACCGGGGAACATCTGGCTGACCTGATTAATCATCAAAAGAAAATTGGCCAGATTCATGCGCGTATTGGTATTCCTGTCGATCTGGTTGAGCGCGGAGCCCGACGTCTAAAATGGCACCTTTATGAAGACATCGCACTGGTTGCCGAAGATAAAGCACTGTGTTTTGATGCCATGCGTTTTGCCTCTATCTCTATGGATATCGCCATAGAAATCATGAGTAAAACCTATTCTCAATCGCACGATCTCGCGGCCAAAAATGAAGAATCCTATCGGCTATTTTCCATTCTGGAAAATGCCAGTATGGAGAGAGAGCGTCAGAACGCATCACTACTAAACTGGGAAAATGCCTTTATTTTCAGCGTTGCTACGGGTACACCTCTTTCCAGTATCCAGGACCTGAGTGATTCAGAGTTCGGGCTGTGGTTTAACCACAAGGGGAAATCCAGTTTCAGTAACATTCAGGGGATACGCACTATCGCCTCGATCATGACGGAAACGGATGAGTATATTCGCGGCTATAGCACGACGGCACTACTGACCCAGCAGGATTACGCTCCGCTACTTAAAGCTGTCAGAAGCAAGATTTATAAAATAAATATGCTGCTGGGATCGCTATTTGACGAAGTCCAAAAACTGGAAAGCGGTAAGGATACCTTGACCCTTCTGCTAAACCGTCGCTTCCTGCCAACCATTCTTCGGCATGAAATATCGCTGGCAATGCACTCAAGTACCCCGCTCAGCATTGCCATGATTGATATTGACCATTTTAAAACCGTCAATGACACATATGGCCATGCGGCTGGCGATAACATCCTGAAAAGGATTGCAGAAGTGCTCTATGAAAGCACGCGGAACAGCGACTATGTTTTCCGTTACGGCGGGGAAGAATTTATGATCGTACTGATTGAAACGCCCAAAGTTGCCGCCTACACCATCATCGAGCGGCTGAGAAAAAAAATTCAGGATCACCCGATTTATCTCCAAAACGGTGAAAGCGTTACAATGACCATCAGCGCAGGCATCGCCGTGTATGGTGGTCATCCAGATTATGAATGTCTGATAAAGGCGGCAGACGATGCGCTCTATCAGGCCAAGGCCAACGGCAGAAACAGGATCGAATACGCGCCGGAAGAATAACTCTTTACCTTGTTGCAAACCTGCGCGTCTGTCCACAGTCGAAAAAGAATAGCCCGCTATTCTTCATCGCAGGTTTGCATCCTCCCGCTAATCAAACAGATGGATTCCCCCACCATTGAACAAATTCACAGCATAAAAACGATAAACCATCGATTTTACTAACCAACCCGCCAGAAATTTGATACATATTCAATAAATAAGCATGATCGTCGACAATGCATCATGCCGTGAATCTTTGATAGTTTGATCTTATTTACGCAGGGGAGGAACGAGCATTGCAGCGACAGCAGGTTTCATCGTCACGAATTTATTCCATTGGGTACGATCCAAAGACGCATAACCTTGAGATAGAATTTCATAATAAAGAGATCTATCAATATGTTGGCGTACCAGAATCTATCTATAAAAAA
Proteins encoded in this region:
- the flhD gene encoding flagellar transcriptional regulator FlhD codes for the protein MGTSELLKHIYDINLSYLLLAQRLINDEKASAMFRLGINDEMADTLMQLTLPQMVKLAETNQLICHFRFNDHNTIKVLTQESRVDDLQQIHTGILLSSHLLQQLTSKEENLPKKRA
- a CDS encoding DMT family transporter — protein: MEKRPHFFSDKKIVFFIATLCCLLWGSAYPAIKNGYELFHIADNDIPGKLVFAGYRFAFAGLLLLALAVLSGRSIGRFQRGQLVQLSILGTFQTSLQYVFFYIGLAYTTGVKGSIMNATSTFFSVLLAHYLYQNDKLNINKLTGCILGFVGVMVVNINSNGMSIGFTLLGDGFVVIAAFILSASTIYGKRISQTMDPTVMTGYQLAIGGIILTISGYCTGGTLIIPDWKAVLMLGYLILLSSVAFSLWSQLLKYNRVGMVAPFNFLIPVSGTLLSALFLNESILEWKYFFALVLVCSGIWLVNRVVKSDR
- a CDS encoding methyl-accepting chemotaxis protein; the encoded protein is MDMKITSRSEQHAEAGMLSNLRLVPLFVIILGGIMLLFAASIGTSSYFLQSSNQSLDDVTQEIDTRMGISNSSNHLRTARLLLIQAAAAARIGDSQVFNDNLKQAEQRLEQSKKAFMVYEERPVKTPQDMALDGDLRKSYDAYVNQGLMLMLTAAKQGLFEEVITLESEETRVLDLAYNKYLLEAVAYRTQRAKELNETAHKNALLGYSLMGGSFALATVLTLLTFFLLRGILIKPMNQLVMRIQRIAQGDLTQMSERYGRNEIGTLASNVQQMQSSLVTTVTTVRESADSIYQGSTEISSGNTDLSSRTEQQAAALEQTAASMEQLTATVKQNSENAHHASQLAANASGKAKQGGDIVANVVNTMNSISGSSKKISEITNVINSIAFQTNILALNAAVEAARAGEQGRGFAVVASEVRSLAQRSAQAAKEIETLISESVNLVNSGSVLVDNAGQTMKEIVDAVTNVTDIMGEIASASDEQSRGITQVGQAISEMDSVTQQNAALVQEASAAAASLEEQAALLTRAVATFKLSGHLSGSPSTPTRPNALAAKDRSSLALPRQANTENGNWETF
- the dsrB gene encoding protein DsrB, coding for MKVNDLVTVKTDGKTRREGTILAVETFQEGIMYLVALKDYPAGIWFFNEADSKDGTFVEPKTLPEKE
- a CDS encoding diguanylate cyclase yields the protein MNELLNVNEQRDNGELDYNQVITSEWMQLIATTSQKSFNLLRTLSDQKASDFADEFYSYMLKDQEASLFLSSQQVHDRLHGSMSKWIVDILTNTGEHLADLINHQKKIGQIHARIGIPVDLVERGARRLKWHLYEDIALVAEDKALCFDAMRFASISMDIAIEIMSKTYSQSHDLAAKNEESYRLFSILENASMERERQNASLLNWENAFIFSVATGTPLSSIQDLSDSEFGLWFNHKGKSSFSNIQGIRTIASIMTETDEYIRGYSTTALLTQQDYAPLLKAVRSKIYKINMLLGSLFDEVQKLESGKDTLTLLLNRRFLPTILRHEISLAMHSSTPLSIAMIDIDHFKTVNDTYGHAAGDNILKRIAEVLYESTRNSDYVFRYGGEEFMIVLIETPKVAAYTIIERLRKKIQDHPIYLQNGESVTMTISAGIAVYGGHPDYECLIKAADDALYQAKANGRNRIEYAPEE
- a CDS encoding KTSC domain-containing protein, translating into MQRQQVSSSRIYSIGYDPKTHNLEIEFHNKEIYQYVGVPESIYKKFISDAVVSKGRFFDGVIKDKFLCRKIR